In Planktothrix tepida PCC 9214, a genomic segment contains:
- the purL gene encoding phosphoribosylformylglycinamidine synthase subunit PurL — protein MSTETNTPFSAEEIASEGIKPEEYEEIVRRLGRHPNQAELGMFGVMWSEHCCYKNSRPLLKQFPTTGERILVGPGENAGVVDFGDGLHIAFKIESHNHPSAIEPFQGAATGVGGILRDIFTMGARPIAALNSLRFGSLEDSRTRQIFKGVVSGISNYGNCFGVPTVGGEVYFDPAYNGNPLVNAMAIGLMETPEIVKSGASGIGNPVLYVGSTTGRDGMGGASFASAELSEESIQDRPAVQVGDPFLEKSLVEACLEAFKTGAVVAAQDMGAAGITCSTSEMAAKGGVGIELDLDLIPVRETGMVPYEYLLSESQERMLFVAQKGREPELIEIFHRWGLQAVVAGTVIAEPIVRILFKGGIAAEIPADALAENTPLYPREILSEPPEYAQKAWQWTPESLPQSTILGLEINGEFQSWNQVLLTLLDTPSIASKRWVYRQYDHQVQNNTVLVPGGGDAAVIRLRPLEPVPNFQGSVNKGLAATVDCNSRYVYLDPYEGAKATVAEAARNLSCVGAEPVAVTDNLNFGSPEKPIGYWQLAEACRGISDGCKAFNTPVTGGNVSLYNETLDAEGNPEAIYPTPVVGMVGLISDLTKICGQAWQNSGDLIYLLGDDKTLPTLGASEYLAVVHQTIAGKPPRVDFELEQKVQAACREGIRQGWIQSAHDCAEGGLAVALAECCMSSQKGAMVKLSLSSTASVRWDNILFAEGGGRILVSVKPENQSVWETYLQQQLGTEHDIWQVLGSVGSVSESLQILTADDQSLIEVNVAEMQVSYENAIERRL, from the coding sequence ATGTCTACCGAAACCAATACTCCCTTTTCTGCTGAAGAAATCGCCTCTGAAGGCATTAAACCGGAAGAATATGAAGAAATAGTCCGACGCTTAGGACGACACCCCAATCAAGCAGAATTGGGGATGTTTGGCGTGATGTGGAGTGAACACTGTTGTTATAAAAATTCCCGTCCCCTCCTCAAACAATTTCCCACGACGGGAGAGAGAATATTAGTTGGCCCTGGGGAAAATGCCGGAGTTGTAGACTTTGGAGATGGACTCCATATTGCCTTTAAAATCGAATCCCATAATCACCCTTCAGCCATTGAACCCTTCCAAGGTGCCGCCACAGGAGTCGGAGGAATATTAAGGGATATCTTTACAATGGGGGCGCGTCCTATTGCTGCATTAAATTCTTTACGGTTTGGTTCCTTAGAAGATTCCCGAACTCGACAAATCTTTAAAGGCGTTGTTTCAGGTATCTCTAATTACGGGAATTGTTTCGGGGTTCCGACTGTTGGAGGAGAGGTTTATTTTGATCCGGCTTATAATGGAAATCCCCTAGTTAATGCGATGGCAATTGGGTTAATGGAAACCCCAGAAATCGTTAAATCAGGAGCTTCAGGAATTGGAAATCCTGTGTTATATGTAGGTTCAACAACGGGGCGGGATGGCATGGGGGGCGCGAGTTTTGCTAGTGCTGAATTAAGCGAAGAATCAATACAAGATCGCCCCGCAGTACAGGTGGGAGATCCGTTTTTAGAAAAGTCTTTAGTTGAAGCGTGTTTAGAAGCGTTTAAAACCGGGGCGGTGGTGGCAGCCCAAGATATGGGAGCCGCAGGAATTACCTGTTCAACGTCAGAAATGGCGGCAAAAGGTGGGGTCGGAATTGAACTCGATTTAGACTTAATTCCGGTGCGAGAAACGGGGATGGTTCCCTATGAATATCTATTATCGGAATCTCAAGAACGAATGTTATTTGTGGCTCAAAAAGGACGAGAACCGGAGTTAATTGAGATTTTCCATCGTTGGGGATTGCAAGCGGTTGTTGCAGGAACAGTCATTGCAGAACCCATCGTTAGAATTTTATTTAAAGGGGGAATTGCGGCGGAAATACCAGCCGATGCTTTAGCAGAAAATACGCCGTTATATCCGCGAGAAATATTATCAGAACCCCCAGAATATGCTCAAAAAGCATGGCAGTGGACACCGGAATCTTTACCTCAATCTACAATTTTAGGACTTGAAATTAACGGCGAATTTCAATCGTGGAATCAGGTATTATTAACGTTATTAGATACCCCTTCTATTGCCTCTAAACGCTGGGTTTATCGTCAATATGATCATCAAGTTCAAAATAATACCGTTTTAGTTCCTGGCGGTGGAGATGCGGCGGTGATTCGGTTAAGGCCGTTGGAACCTGTTCCAAATTTCCAAGGGTCAGTTAATAAGGGATTAGCCGCAACGGTAGACTGTAACTCTCGGTATGTGTATCTTGACCCCTACGAAGGAGCAAAAGCAACAGTAGCCGAAGCCGCCCGGAATTTAAGTTGTGTGGGGGCTGAACCTGTGGCGGTGACGGATAACTTAAATTTTGGGAGCCCTGAAAAACCCATCGGATATTGGCAGTTAGCCGAAGCTTGTCGGGGAATTTCCGATGGCTGTAAAGCGTTTAATACTCCCGTAACGGGGGGAAATGTATCGCTTTACAATGAAACCCTTGATGCAGAAGGAAATCCTGAAGCCATTTATCCGACTCCCGTGGTGGGAATGGTGGGATTGATTTCAGATTTAACGAAAATTTGTGGCCAAGCTTGGCAAAATTCAGGGGATTTAATCTATCTTTTGGGGGATGACAAAACCTTACCTACGTTAGGAGCGTCTGAATATCTGGCTGTAGTTCATCAAACCATTGCAGGGAAACCGCCCAGAGTCGATTTTGAGTTAGAACAAAAGGTACAAGCAGCTTGTCGGGAAGGCATTCGTCAAGGTTGGATTCAATCGGCCCATGATTGTGCCGAAGGAGGGTTAGCAGTGGCGTTAGCTGAATGCTGCATGAGTAGTCAAAAAGGCGCAATGGTTAAGCTGAGTTTAAGTTCTACCGCTTCTGTGCGTTGGGATAATATTTTGTTCGCAGAAGGCGGGGGACGGATTCTGGTTTCTGTTAAGCCTGAAAATCAATCGGTTTGGGAAACCTATCTGCAACAACAGTTAGGAACAGAACACGACATCTGGCAGGTTTTAGGTTCTGTGGGGTCGGTGTCTGAATCTTTACAAATTCTCACGGCTGATGATCAGAGCTTAATAGAGGTTAATGTTGCAGAAATGCAGGTTTCCTATGAAAACGCTATTGAACGACGGTTATGA
- the tadA gene encoding tRNA adenosine(34) deaminase TadA: protein MTFPQINNYSIHQYWMNQALELAQQAGEAGEVPVGAIIINHNNQLIAQAQNRKERDFDPTAHAEILVLREAGKQLKNWHLNTCTLYVTLEPCPMCTGAILQARLGLLVYGADDPKTGTIRTVANLPDSACSFHRLSVLGGILESSCRQQLQAWFAQKRH, encoded by the coding sequence ATGACCTTCCCCCAAATTAACAATTATTCCATCCATCAATATTGGATGAATCAAGCGTTAGAATTAGCGCAACAAGCAGGAGAAGCCGGAGAAGTGCCCGTTGGAGCTATTATTATTAATCATAATAATCAATTAATTGCCCAAGCTCAAAACCGCAAAGAACGAGACTTTGATCCGACGGCTCATGCAGAAATATTAGTGCTACGAGAAGCGGGAAAACAATTAAAAAATTGGCATCTCAATACTTGTACCCTCTATGTGACCCTAGAACCTTGTCCCATGTGTACCGGAGCCATTTTACAAGCTCGTTTAGGGTTACTGGTTTATGGCGCAGATGATCCTAAAACGGGTACTATCCGCACCGTTGCGAACCTTCCTGATAGTGCTTGTTCGTTTCATCGGTTATCGGTTTTAGGAGGAATATTAGAATCTTCCTGTCGTCAACAGTTACAAGCTTGGTTTGCTCAAAAACGCCATTGA
- a CDS encoding lysophospholipid acyltransferase family protein yields the protein MLILDSHQSSAKMSIPTKETPTNSDVSPWLASLVYPLGRYFVLPFYFKSLEVIGQEHLPKQGPVILAPTHRSRWDALIVPFATGRHVTGRDLRFMVTVDEMKGLQGWFIRHLGGFAVNQKHPTIATLRYGLELLHQGEMLVIFPEGNIFQDHQVHPLKPGLARLALQAETSYHNLGIKIVPMSLHYDPIIPHQGARVQVRIGSPLSVLDYSQGSIKKNAQSLMQDLEFALHQIDQQ from the coding sequence ATGCTCATCCTTGACTCTCATCAATCTTCTGCAAAAATGTCCATCCCGACAAAGGAAACACCCACTAATTCTGATGTTTCCCCCTGGTTAGCTTCCTTGGTTTACCCCTTGGGACGATATTTTGTTTTACCGTTCTATTTCAAATCCCTGGAAGTCATTGGCCAAGAACATCTTCCCAAACAAGGCCCTGTTATCTTAGCACCCACCCATCGTTCTCGTTGGGATGCTTTGATCGTTCCCTTTGCGACGGGTCGCCATGTCACCGGACGAGATTTACGATTTATGGTGACAGTGGATGAAATGAAAGGACTCCAAGGCTGGTTTATTCGTCATTTAGGAGGGTTTGCAGTGAATCAAAAACACCCGACTATTGCCACCCTCCGTTATGGGTTAGAATTACTCCACCAAGGAGAAATGTTAGTGATTTTTCCAGAAGGTAATATTTTTCAGGATCATCAAGTTCACCCGCTCAAACCGGGACTTGCTCGTTTAGCACTACAAGCGGAAACCAGCTATCACAATTTAGGGATTAAAATTGTACCGATGTCCTTACACTATGATCCGATTATCCCCCATCAAGGTGCTCGTGTTCAAGTTAGGATTGGTTCGCCCTTATCGGTTCTTGATTATTCTCAAGGTTCGATTAAGAAAAATGCTCAATCTCTGATGCAAGATTTAGAATTTGCTCTCCATCAAATTGATCAGCAATAA